Proteins encoded by one window of Rutidosis leptorrhynchoides isolate AG116_Rl617_1_P2 unplaced genomic scaffold, CSIRO_AGI_Rlap_v1 contig18, whole genome shotgun sequence:
- the LOC139881652 gene encoding uncharacterized protein yields MTVWCDGHNCDGTNNEREDRNISQDYVAHVILDKIRDCPNAQSSPCFRLRSSIRLYMRALKQCNNGSKVQWKFKKEDGIVHSRRKIFRYVFWHFGATRLTFQDSHPVVTVDATHLRGTYKGKAIVAVVKIANNRVVPIVYAIIDEESNHSWYQFLKYLKIYVLHDTFNASSPNWRVHRYCMEHVRANLMSTVPKKKRLYGLSRVVGIELDETKYMKAWTDLIKKSQTAGTYLQCIPLEKWTLFHDGFHRWGTTTSNDVESYNNVMRGGRFLPIRAFDQATHAKAMAIFADELMKINRYRSALVPIPTEKFDENKLHSRRYIVSLYPNAPERTFSVRSPPLCLGVANSEHTVQFDMGSCTYLHWNTYMISYSHAMVVAKVLNVRRLDLIHRCYTRDGWRQQFNGVFGPLPNYWLESDFLLLPDDSRMVHHTGRGRKRVNRRQLGARDYANRTGRRPRGCSFCNARDHDRKKCPFTHTSMDTLSLNMLHDPYEFYGNEPLDDDDEDDDYDNDDNSDDDDNEDDDDVGIDDDEYDTY; encoded by the exons ATGACTGTCTGGTGTGACGGGCACAATTGTGACGGAACAAACAACGAACGTGAAGACAGGAATATTTCACAAGATTACGTTGCCCACGTCATATTGGATAAGATTCGTGACTGTCCAAATGCCCAATCAAGTCCATGTTTCCGACTGCGAAGCAGCATTCGACT TTACATGAGAGCTCTTAAACAATGTAACAATGGGTCGAAAGTCCAGTGGAAGTTCAAGAAGGAGGACGGAATTGTGCATAGCAGGAGGAAGATTTTCAG ATATGTATTTTGGCATTTTGGTGCCACGAGACTAACATTTCAAGACAGTCACCCGGTAGTTACTGTTGACGCAACTCATCTTCGTGGGACGTACAAGGGTAAGGCGATTGTAGCGGTTGTGAAGATTGCCAACAACAGAGTCGTGCCAATCGTATATGCCATCATAGACGAGGAGTCGAACCACAGTTGGTATCAGTTCTTAAAATACCTAAAAATTTACGTTCTACATGATACGTTCAATGCATCATCTCCAAACTGGAGAGTTCACAG GTATTGCATGGAGCACGTTCGTGCCAATCTGATGTCAACGGTCCCAAAGAAGAAAAGATTATATGGCTTATCTAGGGTCGTGGGTATCGAGTTGGATGAGACTAAATATATGAAGGCATGGACAGATCTTATAAAAAAGAGTCAGACTGCAGGTACGTATCTGCAATGTATTCCCCTAGAGAAGTGGACATTATTCCATGACGGATTTCACCGATGGGGAACAACCACGTCGAACGACGTGGAGAGTTACAATAACGTTATGAGAGGCGGCCGCTTCTTGCCGATTAGGGCGTTCGATCAGGCCACGCACGCAAAAGCCATGGCAATATTTGCAGACGAACTGATGAAAATAAATAGATACAGATCTGCGCTTGTACCGATACCGACGGAAAAATTCGACGAAAACAAGTTGCATTCCAGACGGTACATAGTCTCGTTATATCCAAATGCTCCCGAACGTACGTTCAGTGTCAGATCTCCGCCATTATGTCTCGGAGTTGCCAACAGTGAACATACGGTTCAATTTGATATGGGTTCATGCACATATTTACATTGGAACACCTACATGATTTCTTATTCACATGCCATGGTTGTTGCGAAGGTACTCAACGTCCGTCGTCTAGACCTCATTCATCGTTGCTACACAAGGGATGGTTGGAGACAACAGTTCAATGGTGTTTTTGGCCCTCTTCCAAATTACTGGCTAGAATCTGACTTTTTGCTCCTACCAGACGACAGTCGAATGGTTCATCATACCGGTCGGGGTCGCAAAAGAGTTAACAGACGACAGCTAGGCGCGAGGGACTATGCGAACAGGACCGGTCGAAGACCACGAGGGTGCAGTTTTTGCAACGCCAGAGACCACGACAGAAAGAAATGCCCGTTCACTCATACATCGATGGATACACTGTCGTTGAACATGTTGCACGACCCGTACGAATTTTATGGAAATGAGCctctcgatgatgatgatgaagatgatgactacGATAATGATGACaacagtgatgatgatgataatgaggatgatgatgatgtcggGATTGATGATGATGAGTACGatacatattaa